In the Pelmatolapia mariae isolate MD_Pm_ZW linkage group LG10_11, Pm_UMD_F_2, whole genome shotgun sequence genome, TGTTTGTGTTACCAAGTTATGATGATGCAAAGTGTTGTGTAAGAAGGGGAGAGATGTAGTATATGCCCTAAAGGTGTTGCGTTTGTTGATTCTTGATGTTATTGGGGTGCAGAATAGAATAAAAGAGGTAGGTAGAGAGTGTTACATGTGTGGCTTAAAGTTCAGAAAGAGTTCTGTGCACAGAGTAATCATATACAATCACTGaataaaaaatgtgtgtttttacttAAATGTGCTTTTGCAATGCTTGCAATGGGTTTTTCTGAAGTTTGTATTTTTAGTCAAAAGATAAGAATACATCGTTCACTACTACATGGGAAAGAAGACAGACAGGAAGAGTGTAGATCACAAAAACCTGAAGGTTTCCACAGCAGACACAATGCTGTTCAGTAAAGTGAGGCGGGATAATGGAGAAGGGCCACTCCTGCAGTCCACTGTCATCACTACAGTTTTGAGCATATTCGGCTTGGTTTTAACTGCACCACGGAGCCAGATGTTCAGCCCTACATCAGTCTGCTGACTCATTGCAGTCCTTGATGAGTCAGATGATCATCATGGCAAACACACTTGACTATTTTGACAGACAATGGATCAATGAGTCTGTTGAGGTGCAGTCATTTGTGTAAAGCAGGGGTGTGAGACGTATGGCCCATCCAGCCCTTGAGCTAATTTCACATGTCTTCATTTCAACTATTAATCGCACGGTGGGTTTTTGTTGGAGCTGAATCTTCAGTTCTGCTGAGAATCTGGGTAGACAGGGGTGGGACTTTACATTGATGGGCACAGCATGCGGCCAATCATATGCAAAGGCAGACTGGGTTTTTATTTTCAACCATTTTCTGTTGTGGAGGgcaaaagacattttttcaaATAAGGCCTTTATGAAATAAAGTATTTAGTATTGAATATTGCATAAAAGAAACTATATACAAAGTGCCTTTGAATGGCAGAAATGCAGGAATGCCTGAATGTGCGTTTGAAGCCATTTGTAACTTGTTTCATCTCCTGCTCACCACAAACAAGCACTAGCATAATTTTTGAACTTTTAATTGTATTCTcacacattttacagctttttctaCTGATAAAAACGTCCCTTatggccattcatactacaTGAAGTAATTAagcaataaacaattaaagCTGACATCTCCCCAACCAAAATTTACTGAACCATTCATGCCACAGAGACGAAAATGCTGGTGTTGTCTCTCAGAGATGAAACTCCAGGTTTCATCTCTCCCCAACTAAAATTAGCTGAACCAGCAGCATAAAAAGACCGAAACTATGCTTCACATTTGAAAaccacagctctctctctctctctctctctctctctctcagtgtgctTCAAGACCAGTTTCCCATAAAAAAATCTACATTTACTGCcttattcgcttgcttattaCTGTTGTGCACAGTGTTGTCggccattgttgtttttttccaaaaaaactACCtctgacaagaaagcctaatttctgctatTCAATACCAaagatttttaaacttttcctAAATTATGCCAAGTTGCAAAATActtctctaataaaacctctgtttttcacaatgtaaaatgagtttgacacccctggcgTAAAGTATCATCCACTACAGTGGAATATCTTTCGTGGAGCGAGTCACCGGAACCAATGGAATTTCCTCCTTCCCGGAGTCAGTGTCTGCTGATGTCACATCACCACTGAGCACAGCGCAGACACTCCATGTCCCTGCCAGTCAAGAGTGTACCCCTAAACATTACCCCATGAACATGTTAAACCCAGGCCAATCCATTCCCAGGATTAATGGGCATGTAAGGCAAGAGCTAATTACAGCTGTAAGTCTATAATTTTGCTCTTGAACTTAACTTGCAGTGGCACTATAGAATACTTGCAAATATCACCATGCACACATTTAATTTCCGCCCATTCTGCCTCTCCCAAACCTCCCAGTGGGATACAGTGGGATATAGTTGGGttagtgtgagtgtgaataagtctctctctgtcctcactGTGTCTAACACCTGCTATACTCACCTGTTGGAGATCCAGGCTAATCTACAGGCAGTATTTAAGACCAGCGGCAACATCTCTTCTTCACCAGTTATCAACTAACCACACGTTTGTAGCAGGCCTTTTGCTTCTCATGCTTAGTTCCATGTTAAACTTATCTTGTTCTCTTGTGACCTTTGTAGTCTCTCAGATCACCACTCTAATTACCTGATAGTTTGCATTCCTCCCTGGACACTGGTCACCACCAATTGGATTCCTCATGCTGCCTCTTGTGAACTGACTCACTTTTCActacctgcctgccctcctgtcTTTGTTAGCTCTGGATCTCCGGATCAATCAGGTTGGACTCACTCTGCTCTCTCACCTTGTAGGACGCTCATCTCGCCAACACTATGTCCCCCAATGCCACTGCCACTCCACCTGTCAAGTAAGCCATAAATTCCATCTGTCTCACCATCCCCAAACCCTGTTATTTTTaataagaatagaatagaataatcctttaattgtcccacaaggggaaatttggttgtaacagcagccaaaaagacacatatacaaacaaacagtacacaggacacagaacagaaacatacacaatttttcttacatatttacattaaggacaaaattactatatacagagagtactgtacagttattaaaattaaataaaaataactatagataagaggcaaaccaggttgtcgTGCGAATCAGttgattaacttattgcagttacagtgctgatgtaaacatctatgtttgttgggagcagttctgattgtacagtctgacagctgcaatAACATAGCTTTACTATAGTGACCTCCCCATACCTCTGTCAACCAGCCTCTCCCTCTGTTCACAGAACCCTCACGTCTGGAGCCCACGCTAAACATTCATTCACTGTGCCTTAGCTTTATTTTGTGTCATTTAATAAAGCTTGTGAGAACACCTTATCATTGCTTCCTGTGGTTGAACCTGGTCTACATCCACATACTGGCTTCTTGGCCCCTCTAACACTGAGTTTGCTAGAAAAGTCACACTCCAACTTTCTAGTCAAGGACTAGAGGGTAGCTTATGCACATTAAAAGTAcaagtagtaataataataaagggccacaaatcaataaaataataattgaaTATTATTCCATagatgaaaagcacaaaggagTGGCTGGAAACCGCATGGTGACAACTCCATCCAGGAAACCTAGCGGTGTTAACAAAGAAACTCTCAATTGTACAGACCAGTTGTTTGGATGAAGTCCATATAAACTGGTTGGCTAATCACGTGTGTCatgataaaagaataaaataaaaaaaaagacagagagaagtaACAAAACTGTTGTGGTTGAAACTAAAACTTTTACTATTAATAAAGGCCAAATATGGGCCACTGCTGAAGCAAACCACAGCCTGCAAAAGTGGAAGGAGCAAGAGGGTTCTTACTGGAGATGTTAAACTTATGGTCACAAAGGCcccagaaacaaaaaaaggaaaaaaaaacttttgaggGACAACTAGGTGTAAAGAAATGCAAAGTCTTAGTTTGCAAAATACAAGCCAAATGCTGCCATTGTCTGTTCTTTGTAAGTTATTGAGTATATTATGTTTTAgtatctctgtgtttgttagTTATAGCTCTGGATTTCTTATTTGATGTTGGTCCCCCTTTTTGTGTCCAGTCTTTCCTAGTCTCGTCTCTGTGTCCTGTCTTAAGCATCTTCATGCTTGTTTACATTCAGTTTGCTATTGTGTCTGCCAGTCTGTTatttctctgtgtctctgtagtGTCTGTCATTGTCTCAATGTTGACTTACCTTTAGTTTGTCTAGTTTATAGTTTCATGCTTAGTAATCTGTTTATGTCTTGTTCTCTCCTTTGTCAAGTCAAGTGCCTTTATTGTTGTTTCAACCATGTGCAGCGGTATAGTACCCAGTAAAGAGAGACAAGACCAAAAACCATGGTGCTACACATAACATATAACAGaccatcaacacaggactacatcaagtgcaagtgtgcaaaaattgcagaaaaacaaaacaaagacagtacaacaccagacagaacagaatgatagagacacaagacagtgcaGACATAACAGTGCAATCAAAAAGTGCCACAATGCTCTTTTGCACAGTCGACTGTGCAAAAGACTGAACATGGTGCAAAAAGTAACTTGATGTATTTCAGTCGAGTCACTGTTAGTTTACAATATTTAGTTATCTTAATCTTCACCACTGGTCATGTCTCCAGGTCTACTCTGTCCTCTGTCTCTATGGTTGTTTGGTCTCCCTGTTATTCTGTGTTTACTCCTTTCCTGTGTCAAGGTGATGTGCCTGGAATCTGGGCCTGTGTCTGTTTTCCATCTTGTTTTGATAGTCTCTTGTCCTGTGTGCAATGACTTCAGTTCTGTTTCCCTTCTCTCGTTACTCTGATCTAGTTCACCTGTGCTCCCTGGTGTGTTCTGTCcagggccgtgcagagatgATAAAGGGGCAGGTGCTCATTGTTAAAAAACTAACTAATGGAAGCAGCTTTTAATACAAAATGATTAATTTGGGAAGTACAAGGGACTTAAACAATACCAAATAACGAATAAGAAACATAGATAACCATGTTATCAAAGTAAGTAACCAAAGAAGACCAAAACTGTGCTTCAGTTTGAAAACCACTGTAATGAATTCCCTCTTCAGCTGTCTTGCCTCCGCCATGATAAattcacacttcctgcacagctttATTTCTCACTGTGCTTCGAGATCAGTtttccataaaaaaaaaaataaaaaatttctgCCATAATCAATTGCTTATTATACACCAGTCTATTGTTGTGCACAGAGTTGTCAGTtgtctgcttttttgtttttgtttttttaggggaGAGAGGGCGTCAAAAAATGACCTCTGACAAGAAGGTCAGTATTGAAATTCTGCTATTTAACATGGACAACATTTGCAGAAGCCTTAGCTACACCGCGTTCCAAATTATTGTgtaaatgatatttttctctGATTTTCCTAAATAGCTGATGCAAGTGACAGCATAATTGTCAAGTCATCAACAGATGGAGTATAATTTAAATGTTACTGAACAAACCTCCCAATGAAAACAGTATGTTGTCACGGGACCCGTGACAACTCTTGCATCCATGGAGTTTTTGGACAGTTTCTGCTTGAATGTCTTTGCAGGATGTCAGAATAGACTTCCCGAGCTGCTGTTTGGATGTGAACTGCCTCCCACCCTCATAGAGCTTTCACTTGACGATGCTCCAAAGGTTCTCAATAGGATTGAGGTCAGGGGAGGATGGGGGGCCACACCAtgagtttctctctttttatgcCAATAACAGCCAAAGATGCATAGGTATTCCTTGCAGCATGAGAATGAGCATGTACAGAAACTCCACATACTTTGCAGACgtccattttcacaccttcagGGACCCCAAAGGGGCCGACCAGCTCTCTCCCCATGATTCCAGCCCAAAACATGAGTCCACCACCTCCCTGCTGACGTCGCAGCCTTGTTGGGACATGGTGGCTATCTACCAAAAATCTACCATTCCATCCATCTGGACCATCCAGGGTTTCATGGCACTCATCAGTGAACAAGACTGTTTGAACATTAGTCTTCATGTCTTTCTAGGCCCACTGCAGCCATTTCTGCTTGTGAGCATTGGTTAGGGGCGGCCGAATAGAAAGTTTATGCATAATTGCAAGTCTCTGGAGGATCCTACACCTTGATGTTCGCGGGCACCCGCAGCTTCAAATAtctgtttgctgctttgtaatGGCCTTTTAGCAGCTGCTCTCTTAATCCAATGTATTTGTCTGGCAGAAACCTTCCTCATTGTGACTTTATCTGAATGAACCCATGTGTGCTGTGAGTCAGCCAAGTCAAGAGCTGTGAGTCTGCTTAATAATGTGGAGCATAGTTCATTAGTAGTTTTTCTTTAATTGGGCAAACCTGGCAAATTAATTATCACAGGTGTCCGAGATTGATTTCAGTGATCTAAAGAGCCCTGAGGCATAATGCCATGACTTTATTTGAAAAACAACATATTTAATCTTTATGACACTTAAATacaatttgcataataatttggaacGTGGTGTATATTTAACCTCCTGTCCATCATATGAGCTCTCTCCCTTTACCAGTCATAACACATTGCACATAACATTACACATGTTACACATTCCACACTCCCAGCTTTCCTtctgtggcggggcgtggtttATAATGCTGCTGCAGGTGCGATTGACCCACCTGTGTGgtatctgcaatcacgcctcgcctgCTTAAGTTTGGAGATTTGGTTaacaatgttgttgttgttgtgttgagCTGGCAGTGGGTtagctgcagctgtgtgtggatgtacagcaaccgtgtgagtgttaataaagtatgctgaaaaacatgtttatgcCATCGGGCCTGCTGTGGTCATTTACAAAGGTGTATCCATACATGTTTAAAATACTTaatcctgctttttttttttgtaaaggaGAATCCATAAATGACTATGTGGCCGACTCAGTTAACATTAACAGCTCCACTAGAAGAAACCTAGTTGTGATGAGTAAACAAAGGCAGCCTCTGTGCTGCTAGTACAAGTATGTGAGTTGTCTCTTTTCTCAAAGTGTCAAGAGGAAATGAGGCTAACCCGCCAATTTAAGACTAACTCTTTTTTGtgaaatgaaagcaaaacaatTCTATTTCTTTCTGGGATTGTGCAAGAACCAGTTAAACACACGACACAGTGTACTGTTTTAGTTTGATGCATTGGTGCTATTAGTATTTAATACACATTGCTTTACTGATGCTTCAATACATTTTACTGCATATATCAGTCTGTAAAATGTAAGCATGCTTACTAAGCAGCTATGTACACCCTCTCATTTCCTGCTTTGTTGGTCTCATAGTTTGTGGTCTATTGTGTTTGTGGACAACTGGTATTTGGGGTTTATtaccaacaaacacacaaattcacATGCAGGTTGAGCATCTTAGAAACTATTATTAATCTATCATTAACAAATAGCCTTTTTATATAAAATGCCAATAAGCCCATTTATAAATTAGGACATGactatataattttttttaatcataactcTTCTTATTTAACTGAACTTTGAAAACTGAGCTTATACTAACAAATAGCTCTGGAGAAGtgttaaaactacttataatcACTGTGGTGACGTGTCACttgataaattaataaaataagctTCCTCCATTATGCATGCATACATGCATGAGACTTTGTGATAAAGTGAACACAATGGCTATTAAAAGCAGAACAGAAACCAAACCTTTCACTTCTCCCCTGGAGGAAATGAAAGCACCCACACagtctttattttttagaaGACGAGATGGATGCTTTACAGTGGCTCGTGTTTTTCATATGCATTTGCTTCAAAGGTATGGTATGTTCTGTGGTTTGTATgaatttattttcacaaattCTAGAACTAATTCAGTGGAATGTGCATTTTGTTTCATCCATTTAAGCATTCTTTCTCTTATCGATTGTCCTGTTTCTGTGCCTCACTTCACTCCATTTTATTGTGCAATTTATTGCAGCTACTCAAACAGAATCATCCTGGACAGTTGATGTGCCATCCTCAGTGGAAGGTCTCCTTGGGTCATGTGTGGTGATCCCCTGCTCTTATAACTACCCAGATATAACGGTCCATACATTCACAGGGATTTGGAGGATTGATGACCAAGTCATCTATCATCCAACTGACTCTAACACTGTGGAGAAGTATAGGGGACGAACAAAACTTCTGGGAGTCCTCAGCAAGAAAAACTGTTCTCTGATGATTGAAAATCTTCAGCAAAATGATGGAGGGCCTTTCTTTTTCAGGATTGAACTAGAAGGTCCAAACATGTTTTCCTACTTCAATAACAAAGTCTCTATTTCAATGATTGGTAAGTAAAATGTTAGTGAATACtgacaataaaataacattttgtaCGTCTCATAAGCCTTTCTTTATTTCaaggcttttttattttcagaaagATAGGTGTTTAGTTAATATTAATTTTAAGGTTAAGTTCCTCATTTGTGGTATTAAAATAGTCTTAATACattacccttttttttctttaagcagaTGTGTGATGTTACCACCCAGTTAAcaagtttaacttttttttttttttttaaattatagttTGGTTGGGAAAAGTGCAGACATGGAAAGAAAATCACTCAAATTAAACTCCTTTAAGCCTCTTAAGCCTCTTTTCATCTTATATTTTTTAGCAAAagaaaagatttatttatttaagtttttcctgtggacaacaacccaaatGAGGCAGAAAATACCTTTAGTATGTTTCCTGTCCCACATTTTTCCTTCTTATATTTTGTTAAAAATctaatgttttttgtgttggTCACCTCAATATAatcttatttatattttatcaatATAGACAAGGCCAGTCATCATGAAACATAACTACAACTGCCGCGTGCGCCAAGTGTCATGTGTTGCATTACAGTAGGCATATGATGTTTATTTGTTCTCGTTTATACAGGTGAACCAAAGACTACTGAATTCTTTGTGCAAGAGGAGGTAAAGGAGGGTCAAACTATATCTGCATTCTGCTCTGTGTCTCACTCCTGCCCCACATATCCACCTGATTTCCACTGGAGTCACTCTGGAGAGAAACATTTTCAGACACAGAATCTTCAAAATGGCCAGTGGAAAGCAACATCTACTTTGAACTTTCACTTAAACCACACAGATCACAACAAACCTTTACGATGCAGGGTAACATACCACGGAGGAAAGCAGCGGGAAACATCCAAGACCATTAAAGTAAAATGTAAGTGTGCAtctttaaaaacatgttgatttttttttttaaaataccttaaatattgtaaatgctgtaattaaGTAAGCATTTTTAttgtacattttatataaagttttaaaataaaaataaagttgtttttatcgggcaaaaatatatataataataaaatcaaagagACAGAagattaaatgttaaaaataatctgaacagaaaaaaacggTAAAATGTGTCTGGTTGATATGTAACAGTGGCTTTGATATTTTGTCATAACATTTATGTTTGTCACTTTGGTTTCtgaagttttcttttattgctacATCATGTCAGAATGTTGAAATAAGCTCAGCTTTGATCTCACTGTAtgtaaaataagataaaatccTGAACAGTAACATGAAGGATTAAATGTTTCTATGCAGATGCTCCAGTGAATGTGAAGGTTGAGTACGAGTCAGATGTGAATGAGGGAGAAACCGTGCACCTGAAGTGCTCCAGTGATGCTAACCCTGTCAGCAGCTATGAGTGGCACAGTGAAACTGATGCTCTTTTGTATAAGGGACAAACCTACACAATGTTAAATGTCTCCAGACACTCAGAGGCCGTGTACTGCACTGCTGTCAATGAAGAAGGACAAGTCAAATCAAGCACCGTGCAGCCTAATGTGTTATGTAAGTAAACACTACAGGAAATATAACAACAGAagaggtttttcttttcattcaaacatATATCATAAATGTATGGTTATCCTAATGATCCTAATGCTGTCTTTACAGACTCCCCTGACATTAAGACTTACTCTGAGTGCTCCTCGCATAACGGTAtagtaaaatgtgtttgtgtcgTGGAGTCCAGGCCTCCCAGCATGGTCCATTTTGTTGTTGGTGACAGAGTCCTGCAAAGCACCACAGTAGAGGAAAATGGCTCTGTTACTACTGGGACTCTGCAGACAGACTTTGGGTCCTTCAAGTTTGTGCACTGCCTGGCAAACAACACGTTGGGAAATGCTAACCTCACACTCTCTTTACCTGTTAatggtaagaaaaaaaactttgaatcTCAAGAAAACAACATAGATTATTACCATTATATATTTACAtgacagccccccccccccaaaaaaaaaacaacaacaacaaaaaaacaaaaacaaaaacaaaaaaaaccactcagcatgattttcttttttgacagacaacatgcagaatatttttattgcCTCTGGAGCTGGAGCAGGTGTGATTTTTCTGATTATCTTGATAGCCATCGGAGTGGGAACTGTGAAAAGATGGTAAGTTGTTAAGCAAAAGTTACACActataaaacataaacaggtATAAGTTCAAGTTTCTCTGCTTCTAATTGTTGTTGCGATGTTATGCGAATGTTATATTTTAGAGGTTTTGGAAAGTCTTC is a window encoding:
- the LOC134637554 gene encoding myelin-associated glycoprotein-like, coding for MDALQWLVFFICICFKATQTESSWTVDVPSSVEGLLGSCVVIPCSYNYPDITVHTFTGIWRIDDQVIYHPTDSNTVEKYRGRTKLLGVLSKKNCSLMIENLQQNDGGPFFFRIELEGPNMFSYFNNKVSISMIGEPKTTEFFVQEEVKEGQTISAFCSVSHSCPTYPPDFHWSHSGEKHFQTQNLQNGQWKATSTLNFHLNHTDHNKPLRCRVTYHGGKQRETSKTIKVKYAPVNVKVEYESDVNEGETVHLKCSSDANPVSSYEWHSETDALLYKGQTYTMLNVSRHSEAVYCTAVNEEGQVKSSTVQPNVLYSPDIKTYSECSSHNGIVKCVCVVESRPPSMVHFVVGDRVLQSTTVEENGSVTTGTLQTDFGSFKFVHCLANNTLGNANLTLSLPVNDNMQNIFIASGAGAGVIFLIILIAIGVGTVKRCRRQSDGTPKSDLSTMRSDRPVESPRYAQAKRKENYEDVHCNDIYANDSVYGNIETDWDESVYTNV